In the uncultured Methanobrevibacter sp. genome, one interval contains:
- the pdxS gene encoding pyridoxal 5'-phosphate synthase lyase subunit PdxS, with protein MVEKGTDVLKEGFAKMTKGGVIMDVVNAEQASIAEDAGAVAVMALEKVPADIRAAGGVARMADPTIVEEVVDAVSIPVMAKARIGHIAEAQILETLGVDMIDESEVLTPADEEYHINKKEFTIPFVCGARNLGEALRRIDEGAAMIRTKGEPGTGNIVEAVRHMRMVMGEIRTIQGMEEEELWKYARNIEAPIELVKQTAELGKLPVVNFAAGGIATPADASLMMQLGSDGIFVGSGIFKSNNPEAFAKAIVEATANYDKPEVLAEVSKGLGEAMKGLEMSTLSESDRMQDRGI; from the coding sequence ATGGTAGAAAAGGGAACAGATGTGTTAAAGGAAGGTTTTGCCAAAATGACAAAAGGCGGAGTCATTATGGACGTAGTGAATGCAGAACAGGCTTCAATTGCAGAAGATGCAGGGGCGGTGGCAGTAATGGCACTTGAGAAGGTACCTGCAGACATTCGTGCAGCTGGGGGAGTGGCCAGAATGGCTGATCCAACAATTGTTGAAGAGGTGGTTGATGCAGTATCCATCCCTGTAATGGCAAAGGCAAGAATAGGTCATATTGCAGAAGCGCAAATATTGGAAACCCTAGGAGTTGACATGATTGATGAAAGTGAAGTGTTGACACCTGCAGATGAAGAATATCACATTAACAAAAAGGAATTTACAATACCATTCGTATGTGGTGCACGTAACCTTGGTGAAGCACTAAGGAGAATTGACGAAGGTGCAGCTATGATTCGTACCAAAGGAGAACCTGGAACAGGAAACATTGTAGAAGCAGTTCGCCACATGAGAATGGTGATGGGAGAAATCAGAACAATACAGGGAATGGAGGAAGAGGAACTCTGGAAATATGCGCGAAACATCGAAGCTCCAATTGAACTTGTAAAGCAAACTGCAGAATTGGGCAAATTACCTGTTGTCAACTTTGCTGCAGGAGGAATTGCAACACCTGCTGACGCATCACTCATGATGCAGTTAGGTTCCGACGGCATTTTTGTGGGATCAGGAATATTCAAGTCAAACAATCCTGAAGCATTTGCAAAAGCAATAGTTGAAGCAACTGCAAATTACGACAAGCCTGAAGTATTGGCGGAAGTATCCAAAGGATTGGGCGAGGCCATGAAAGGTCTGGAAATGTCAACTTTGAGCGAATCCGACAGAATGCAGGACAGGGGAATTTAA